One Sphingopyxis macrogoltabida genomic region harbors:
- a CDS encoding YegP family protein: protein MAHYFEIKKNKAGEFVAYFKYNSEPIFWTEGYSSKASAKNAIESILKNGPGAEVRDES, encoded by the coding sequence ATGGCCCATTATTTCGAGATCAAGAAGAACAAGGCCGGCGAGTTCGTCGCCTATTTCAAATACAACAGCGAACCGATCTTCTGGACCGAAGGCTATTCGAGCAAGGCGTCGGCGAAGAATGCGATCGAATCGATCCTGAAAAACGGCCCCGGCGCCGAAGTTCGCGATGAAAGCTGA
- the rnhA gene encoding ribonuclease HI: MSDAPAKTVIVATDGACKGNPGPGGWGAVLRWGDVVKKLSGGEPDTTNNRMELMAAIEALAALKRRCRVELSTDSVYVRDGITKWVFGWQKNGWKTAAKKPVANADLWQRLIAEAKRHDIEWLWVKGHAGHGDNELADQLASDAALEVARAR; the protein is encoded by the coding sequence ATGAGCGACGCGCCGGCAAAGACGGTGATCGTCGCGACCGACGGCGCGTGCAAGGGCAACCCCGGCCCGGGCGGTTGGGGCGCCGTGCTGCGCTGGGGCGACGTCGTCAAGAAGCTGTCGGGCGGCGAACCCGACACCACGAACAACCGCATGGAATTGATGGCCGCGATCGAAGCGCTGGCGGCGCTCAAGCGCCGCTGCCGCGTCGAGCTGTCGACCGACAGCGTCTATGTCCGCGACGGCATCACCAAATGGGTGTTCGGCTGGCAGAAGAACGGCTGGAAGACCGCCGCGAAGAAACCCGTTGCCAACGCCGACCTTTGGCAACGGCTGATCGCCGAGGCGAAACGGCACGACATCGAATGGCTGTGGGTCAAGGGCCACGCCGGACACGGCGACAATGAACTAGCCGACCAGCTTGCCAGCGATGCCGCGCTGGAGGTTGCGCGGGCGCGCTGA
- the thrB gene encoding homoserine kinase, producing MAVYTEVDPDDLAALVARYDIGTVLSCKGIAEGVENSNFLLETTGGRFILTLYEKRVQASDLPFFVDLLGHLADQGCPVPAMIRDRNGEAIQQISGRAACIIQFLSGISLTHPTPDQCEAAGAALGAMHRAVASFPGGRENSMGHLHWRGVAEATGDLDAVIPGLQTVVDTEFSWLDAHWPADLPAHVIHADLFPDNVLMLGDRVTGLIDFYFAATDYRAYDVAVTHASWAFSGDGAECDRSLARALMQGYAREIALTDAEIAALPLLARGASLRFLLTRAHDWVHTPADALVTRKDPAPFLNRLRRYQAADAASLFAA from the coding sequence ATGGCCGTTTATACCGAGGTCGATCCCGACGATCTGGCCGCTCTCGTCGCCCGCTACGACATCGGCACTGTCCTGTCGTGCAAGGGCATTGCCGAAGGGGTCGAGAACAGCAATTTCCTGCTCGAAACGACCGGCGGACGGTTCATTCTGACGCTTTACGAAAAGCGGGTGCAGGCGAGCGACCTGCCCTTCTTCGTCGACCTGCTCGGGCACCTTGCCGATCAGGGCTGCCCGGTCCCCGCGATGATCCGCGACCGCAACGGCGAAGCGATCCAGCAGATCTCGGGCCGTGCCGCGTGCATCATCCAGTTTCTGTCGGGCATATCGCTGACCCATCCGACGCCCGACCAGTGCGAAGCGGCGGGTGCGGCGCTCGGCGCCATGCACCGCGCGGTCGCCAGCTTTCCCGGCGGACGCGAAAACAGCATGGGACATCTTCACTGGCGCGGCGTCGCCGAGGCCACCGGCGATCTCGATGCGGTGATCCCGGGCTTGCAGACCGTCGTCGATACCGAATTTTCCTGGCTCGATGCGCATTGGCCCGCGGACCTCCCGGCGCATGTCATTCATGCCGATCTGTTTCCCGACAATGTGCTGATGCTCGGCGACCGGGTAACCGGCCTGATCGACTTCTATTTCGCCGCGACCGACTACCGCGCCTACGACGTCGCGGTCACCCACGCATCCTGGGCCTTTTCGGGCGACGGTGCCGAATGCGACCGTTCACTCGCACGAGCGCTGATGCAAGGATATGCCCGTGAAATCGCGCTGACCGACGCAGAAATTGCCGCCCTGCCGCTGCTCGCGCGCGGTGCGTCGCTCCGCTTCCTGCTGACCCGCGCGCACGACTGGGTCCATACCCCGGCCGACGCGCTCGTCACGCGCAAGGACCCGGCCCCCTTCCTCAACCGCTTGCGCCGCTATCAGGCGGCCGACGCCGCCAGCCTGTTCGCCGCATGA
- the ispH gene encoding 4-hydroxy-3-methylbut-2-enyl diphosphate reductase encodes MNAPHNFAPRSDGETAELKVLIAAPRGFCAGVDRAIRIVELAIERFGAPVYVRHEIVHNRYVVETLKAKGAIFVESLDQVPDGVPVVFSAHGVPKAVPAKAEMRGLDYIDATCPLVSKVHRQAERANEAGRHIIFIGHAGHPEVVGTLGQLPDGTMTLVESVDDVTALEPADPDKLSFLTQTTLSVDDTLDIVAALQHRFPSIAGPRGEDICYATSNRQQAVKAIAGQCDRVIVIGAPNSSNSVRLVEVAERMGTPAHLVQRGDDVDPAWLHDIGTLGVTAGASAPEELVREVIDAIAAHRTIVEDVVVTAEENMIFKLPRGLEPAPN; translated from the coding sequence ATGAATGCACCGCATAATTTTGCGCCCCGAAGCGATGGCGAAACGGCAGAACTCAAGGTTTTGATCGCGGCGCCGCGTGGTTTTTGCGCCGGGGTCGACCGCGCGATCCGCATCGTCGAACTGGCGATCGAGCGCTTCGGCGCGCCGGTTTATGTTCGGCACGAGATCGTCCACAATCGCTATGTCGTCGAAACGCTGAAAGCCAAGGGCGCTATTTTCGTCGAATCGCTCGATCAAGTTCCGGACGGCGTTCCGGTCGTTTTCAGCGCCCACGGCGTCCCCAAGGCCGTGCCGGCCAAGGCCGAAATGCGCGGGCTTGACTATATCGACGCGACCTGTCCTTTGGTATCGAAAGTCCACCGTCAGGCCGAGCGGGCGAACGAAGCGGGGCGTCATATCATCTTTATTGGCCATGCCGGCCACCCCGAGGTCGTCGGAACGCTGGGCCAGCTTCCCGATGGAACGATGACTTTGGTCGAATCGGTCGACGATGTTACCGCGCTCGAGCCCGCCGACCCGGACAAATTGTCGTTCCTCACTCAGACGACGCTGTCGGTCGACGATACGCTCGACATCGTCGCGGCGCTGCAGCACCGCTTTCCCTCGATCGCGGGCCCCCGCGGCGAGGATATCTGCTATGCGACCTCGAACCGTCAGCAGGCGGTCAAGGCGATCGCCGGCCAGTGCGACCGGGTGATCGTGATCGGGGCGCCCAACAGCTCGAACAGCGTCCGCCTCGTCGAGGTCGCCGAGCGGATGGGCACCCCCGCCCATCTTGTGCAGCGCGGCGACGACGTCGACCCCGCGTGGCTGCACGATATCGGCACGCTCGGAGTCACAGCCGGCGCCAGCGCCCCCGAGGAACTGGTCCGCGAAGTGATCGACGCCATCGCGGCGCACCGGACGATCGTCGAGGACGTCGTCGTCACCGCCGAGGAAAACATGATCTTCAAACTGCCCCGCGGGCTCGAACCGGCACCGAACTAA
- the argS gene encoding arginine--tRNA ligase, translated as MTLFSRFSDHIGVALDALAAKNAVPAGLDRSAVSVEPPRDPAHGDVATNAAMVLAKPAGMNPRALAELLVAELGALDEVTEASVAGPGFINLRLADDSWRGELALIHDQGGDYGRSAMGAGRRVNVEYVSANPTGPMHVGHCRGAVVGDALAALLEYAGHKVIREYYVNDAGAQVDVLARSVHMRYREALGEDIGAIPEGLYPGDYLIPVAGKLAVEYGDRFVNAPESAWLSLFRAEAVSAMMDMIRADLAKLGIHHDLFSSEAELQAAGKPADAEKWLRAHDLVYDGVLEAPKGETPEDWEPVELPLFRSTKFGDDQDRPIKKSDGSWTYFGADLAYHFQKSQDADELIDIWGADHAGTVKRIKAAVAALTGGEKKFDVKLVQMVRLLKNGEPFKMSKRAGNFVTLADIVDEVGKDAVRFTMLTRKADAQMDFDFAKVVEASRDNPVFYVQYAHARIASLKRKLADAGIAAAAPNPARLDEYELGLVKLLAQFPRIVESAASAREPHRIAFYLGEVAAAFHAWWNMGNDKPEARVIIADDPELTATRLYLADGIGQVIRNGLHLMGVEALEEMV; from the coding sequence GTGACCCTGTTCAGCCGTTTTTCCGACCATATCGGCGTCGCGCTCGACGCGCTTGCCGCAAAAAATGCCGTGCCTGCGGGGCTCGACCGCAGCGCGGTGAGCGTCGAGCCGCCGCGCGATCCCGCGCATGGCGATGTCGCGACCAACGCAGCAATGGTGCTCGCCAAGCCGGCGGGAATGAACCCGCGCGCGCTTGCGGAGTTGCTCGTCGCCGAACTGGGCGCGCTCGATGAAGTCACCGAGGCGAGTGTCGCCGGGCCGGGCTTCATAAATTTGCGCCTCGCCGACGACAGCTGGCGCGGCGAGCTGGCGCTGATCCACGATCAGGGCGGTGATTACGGCCGCTCGGCGATGGGCGCCGGGCGGCGCGTCAATGTCGAATATGTCTCGGCGAACCCCACCGGGCCGATGCACGTCGGCCATTGCCGCGGCGCGGTCGTCGGCGATGCGCTCGCTGCGCTGCTCGAATATGCCGGGCACAAGGTCATCCGCGAATATTATGTGAACGATGCCGGGGCGCAGGTCGATGTGCTCGCGCGGTCGGTGCACATGCGGTACCGCGAAGCGCTCGGCGAGGATATCGGCGCGATCCCCGAGGGGCTCTATCCCGGCGACTATCTGATCCCTGTCGCCGGCAAATTGGCGGTCGAATATGGCGACCGCTTCGTCAACGCGCCAGAAAGCGCGTGGCTCAGCCTGTTCCGCGCCGAGGCGGTGAGCGCGATGATGGACATGATCCGCGCCGACCTCGCGAAGCTGGGCATCCATCACGACCTGTTTTCGTCGGAAGCCGAACTACAGGCGGCGGGCAAGCCCGCCGACGCGGAAAAATGGCTGCGCGCGCACGACCTCGTCTATGACGGGGTGCTCGAGGCGCCGAAGGGCGAAACGCCCGAGGATTGGGAGCCGGTCGAACTGCCGCTGTTCCGGTCGACCAAGTTCGGCGACGATCAGGACCGGCCGATCAAGAAATCCGACGGTAGCTGGACCTATTTCGGCGCCGACCTCGCCTATCACTTCCAGAAAAGTCAGGATGCCGACGAACTGATCGACATCTGGGGCGCCGACCATGCCGGGACAGTGAAGCGGATCAAGGCAGCGGTCGCGGCGCTGACCGGCGGCGAGAAGAAGTTCGACGTCAAGCTGGTCCAGATGGTCCGGCTGCTCAAGAATGGCGAGCCTTTCAAGATGTCGAAGCGCGCGGGCAATTTCGTCACCCTCGCCGATATCGTCGACGAGGTCGGCAAGGATGCGGTGCGCTTCACCATGCTGACGCGCAAGGCCGATGCGCAGATGGATTTCGACTTCGCCAAGGTGGTCGAGGCGTCGCGCGACAATCCGGTCTTCTATGTCCAGTACGCGCATGCGCGGATCGCGTCGCTGAAGCGCAAGCTCGCCGATGCCGGCATCGCTGCCGCGGCGCCGAACCCGGCGCGGCTCGACGAGTATGAACTCGGCCTCGTCAAGCTGCTCGCGCAATTCCCGCGAATCGTCGAATCGGCCGCCTCGGCGCGCGAACCGCACCGCATCGCTTTCTATCTGGGCGAGGTCGCCGCGGCCTTCCACGCGTGGTGGAATATGGGCAACGACAAGCCCGAGGCGCGGGTGATCATCGCCGACGATCCCGAATTGACTGCGACGCGGCTTTATTTGGCCGATGGAATCGGGCAAGTCATCCGGAACGGGCTGCACCTGATGGGGGTCGAGGCGCTCGAGGAGATGGTTTGA
- a CDS encoding SPOR domain-containing protein: protein MADDSKGQGDAGLGLEDEDRLPWLEAADEYDEDGEVSPVRLLVMVLGGLLLIGAVLGGLWWFQNGGARGQGELIAAQQGDYKVVPKNDAAKTFEGEGDASFAASEGVLPGGKVDPSRMPEEPAVTPEERAAAAKAAKKAAADKDVAAKAEAAKAASTDKGKPAATSVKTADAVAKDAPAASGGAMIQLGAFSSEAAAAKAWTNLSKRFAYLADLGKSVSPATVGDNKVYRLRVSAGSAANAANLCGKLRVAGENCVIVR from the coding sequence ATGGCCGACGACAGCAAGGGGCAGGGGGACGCCGGACTGGGGCTGGAAGACGAGGACCGGCTGCCCTGGCTCGAAGCCGCCGACGAATATGACGAGGATGGCGAGGTATCGCCGGTACGCCTGCTGGTCATGGTGCTCGGCGGTTTGCTGCTGATCGGCGCGGTGCTCGGCGGTCTCTGGTGGTTCCAGAACGGCGGCGCGCGCGGGCAGGGCGAACTGATCGCGGCGCAGCAGGGCGATTATAAGGTTGTGCCCAAAAATGACGCCGCCAAGACCTTCGAAGGCGAAGGCGATGCGAGTTTTGCCGCCAGCGAGGGCGTCTTGCCCGGTGGCAAGGTCGATCCGAGCCGTATGCCCGAAGAGCCCGCGGTGACCCCCGAAGAGCGCGCGGCTGCGGCAAAAGCGGCGAAAAAGGCGGCGGCCGACAAGGATGTAGCGGCCAAGGCCGAAGCCGCGAAGGCGGCTTCGACGGACAAGGGCAAGCCGGCGGCGACCTCGGTCAAGACCGCCGATGCGGTTGCCAAGGATGCGCCCGCCGCTTCGGGCGGCGCGATGATCCAGCTCGGCGCGTTCAGCAGCGAGGCGGCCGCCGCCAAGGCGTGGACCAACCTGTCGAAACGGTTCGCCTATCTGGCCGACCTCGGCAAGTCGGTGTCGCCGGCGACGGTGGGCGACAACAAGGTTTATCGCTTGCGCGTTTCGGCAGGTTCGGCCGCCAACGCCGCGAATCTGTGCGGGAAATTGCGTGTTGCCGGCGAAAATTGCGTCATCGTCCGCTGA